Within bacterium, the genomic segment AAATATCAGGAAAAATTTGATTCTCTTTTATAAAAATGCTTGAAATAAAAAATTTGAAAAAATCGTTCAGGAATAAAGTTGTTTTGAAGGGAATATCAATGAATGTTAAAAGAGGAGAAATTGTTGGACTTTTAGGTCCAAATGGCGCAGGGAAAACTACTACATTTGAAATAATTATGGGGTTTCTTTCTCCTGATTCGGGAAGTATTTTTTTAGACAGTAAAGATATAACAGAACTTCCTACATGGAAAAGGGCAAGAGAAGGTATATCTTATTTGCCACAGGAAATTTCAATATTTAAAAAATTAACAGTAGAAGAAAACTGTGAAATTGTTCTTGAAGATTTTTATAAGGAAAGAGAGGAGAGAGATAAAATTAGAGAAGAATGTTTGAAAAAACTTGAAATTTCCCACCTTAAAGATAAAGTTGCTGGAAATCTTTCTGGTGGACAGAAGAGACGACTTGAAATAGCAAGAAGTTTAATGTTTTCTCCTAAATTTTTTCTTCTTGATGAACCATTTTCAGGGATTGACCCGAAAACAGTAAGTGAAATACAGGATATTGTTTTAAGTTTAAAAAATGAAAATATAGGAATCCTTTTAACTGACCATAATGTTAGAGAAGCATTAAAAATAACTGATAGAGCATATTTAATTTATGAGGGAGAAATTTTGATAGAAGGGACACCTGAGGAAATTTTAAATCATCCTGAATCAAGAAGTGTATATTTTGGTGAAAAATTTCAACTTTAAAAATGGAAAAATTAAAAATAATTCCTGTTCACATAGGAATTATTATGGATGGTAATGGAAGATGGGCTGAAAAAAGAAACCTTCCAAGAATTTTTGGTCATAAAAAGGGAATAGAAGCGGTAAGGAGAACTGTAAAAGTGGCAAGTAAATATAAAGTAAAATATCTAACTCTTTATTCTTTCTCAACAGAAAACTGGAAAAGACCAAAAGAAGAAATTGAATTCCTTTTTTCTCTTATGGAGCGAAATTTAAGAAAAGAAGGAGAAAATTTACATAAAAATAATGTTAGAGTCAGATTTTCAGGAAGAAGATGGGAACTACCCGAAAATCTTATTGAAATTATGGATTATGTTGAGAAACTGACAGAAAAAAATACCGGTTTAAATCTGATTTTTGCAATAAATTATGGAGGAAGAGGAGAGATTGTTGATAGTTTAAAGAAAATAATTAAAAACAGACATAAGATTGAGGAAATTGATGAAAATTTAATAAATAAATACCTCTATCTTCCAGATATTCCTGACCCTGATTTAATAATAAGAACAAGTGGAGAAAAAAGAATAAGCAATTTTTTACTCTGGCAGTCAGCATATTCAGAATTTTATTTTACAACTGTTTTATGGCCTGATTTTGATGAAAAAGAATTTTTAAAAGCACTTTATGATTATCAAAGAAGAAAGAGAAAATTTGGAGGAATTATTGATAAATGAAAAACATTGTAATTTTTGGCTCAACAGGAACAATTGGACAGAATACTCTTGAACTTATAAGAAGACAGAAAGAGAAATTTAATATTTTATGTATTGCCTGTAAAAAAAATAAAAAATTATTTTCAAAACAGATTGAGGAATTTAGACCGAAATATGCTTACATTGAAGAAAAAGATGAGGATTTCATGAGAAAATATAAAAATGTTAAGTTTTTTTATGGAGAAGAAGGGCTTATTGAAATATCAAATTTAAAAGAAGGTGATTTATTTATTTTTGCAATTCCGGGTATAAAAACACTTCCCGCTTTTATTGAATGTATAAAAAACAAAAAGAAAGTGGCACTTGCGACAAAAGAAATACTTGTTTCAGGAGGTGAAATCATACAGGATTTAAAAAAAGTATATAATTTTGAAATTTTACCTGTTGATAGTGAACATAATGCAATATTTCAGATTTTAAAGTATGAAAACAAAGGGATAAAAAAAATTTATCTCACTGCTTCAGGTGGTCCATTTTATGGGAAAAAAAAGAAAAATGTAAAAGTAAAAGAAGCACTCAACCATCCTGTGTGGAAAATGGGCAAAAAGATAACAATTGATTCAGCAACAATGATGAATAAG encodes:
- the lptB gene encoding LPS export ABC transporter ATP-binding protein, which produces MLEIKNLKKSFRNKVVLKGISMNVKRGEIVGLLGPNGAGKTTTFEIIMGFLSPDSGSIFLDSKDITELPTWKRAREGISYLPQEISIFKKLTVEENCEIVLEDFYKEREERDKIREECLKKLEISHLKDKVAGNLSGGQKRRLEIARSLMFSPKFFLLDEPFSGIDPKTVSEIQDIVLSLKNENIGILLTDHNVREALKITDRAYLIYEGEILIEGTPEEILNHPESRSVYFGEKFQL
- a CDS encoding isoprenyl transferase; its protein translation is MEKLKIIPVHIGIIMDGNGRWAEKRNLPRIFGHKKGIEAVRRTVKVASKYKVKYLTLYSFSTENWKRPKEEIEFLFSLMERNLRKEGENLHKNNVRVRFSGRRWELPENLIEIMDYVEKLTEKNTGLNLIFAINYGGRGEIVDSLKKIIKNRHKIEEIDENLINKYLYLPDIPDPDLIIRTSGEKRISNFLLWQSAYSEFYFTTVLWPDFDEKEFLKALYDYQRRKRKFGGIIDK
- a CDS encoding 1-deoxy-D-xylulose-5-phosphate reductoisomerase, which translates into the protein MKNIVIFGSTGTIGQNTLELIRRQKEKFNILCIACKKNKKLFSKQIEEFRPKYAYIEEKDEDFMRKYKNVKFFYGEEGLIEISNLKEGDLFIFAIPGIKTLPAFIECIKNKKKVALATKEILVSGGEIIQDLKKVYNFEILPVDSEHNAIFQILKYENKGIKKIYLTASGGPFYGKKKKNVKVKEALNHPVWKMGKKITIDSATMMNKTFEIIEAHYLFSLREEQIDVVIHPEAIIHGMVEFIDGTLKLVGFIPDMKFPINYVL